In a genomic window of Sutcliffiella sp. FSL R7-0096:
- a CDS encoding ABC transporter permease: MNKKANIDLLHADFLKQRKKVTYKVRLYQLIIFVVFFASWEMAGKNSWINPLLFSYPSRIWNLFIDKIRDGTLLSNISITVTETIFGFILGTLIGTIMAAILWWSPMISRVLEPYLVILNAMPKVALGPILIVAIGPNMGSIITMGAIISVIITTIVVYTAFKEVDTNYLKVLRTFGATRAQLFQQAVLPASYPTIISTLKVNVGLAWVGVIVGEFLVSSKGLGYMIIYGFQVFNFTLVLLSLLIIAVFATIMYQLVEYLERKLVKHT, translated from the coding sequence TTGAACAAGAAAGCGAACATTGACCTCCTTCATGCTGATTTCCTGAAGCAAAGAAAAAAAGTGACCTATAAAGTAAGGTTATATCAATTAATCATTTTCGTCGTGTTCTTCGCTTCATGGGAAATGGCAGGAAAAAACAGTTGGATCAATCCCCTGCTGTTCAGCTATCCAAGCCGGATCTGGAATCTTTTCATTGATAAAATTCGGGACGGTACACTGCTTTCCAATATCAGTATCACCGTTACAGAAACCATCTTTGGATTTATCCTAGGTACACTCATCGGTACTATTATGGCAGCGATCCTATGGTGGTCGCCTATGATTTCAAGAGTACTCGAGCCTTACCTGGTCATCCTAAACGCGATGCCTAAAGTGGCGCTTGGACCTATCTTGATTGTTGCCATTGGACCTAATATGGGGTCCATCATCACAATGGGAGCCATCATCTCGGTGATCATCACCACCATTGTGGTCTACACCGCCTTTAAAGAAGTGGATACCAACTACCTGAAGGTACTGAGGACCTTCGGGGCGACCCGTGCACAGCTCTTCCAACAAGCCGTGCTTCCTGCATCCTATCCCACCATCATTTCCACCTTGAAGGTGAACGTCGGTCTCGCATGGGTGGGGGTCATAGTCGGAGAGTTCCTGGTCAGTTCCAAAGGGCTTGGCTATATGATCATCTATGGGTTCCAAGTATTCAACTTCACCCTGGTGCTGTTGAGCCTGCTGATCATCGCTGTATTTGCCACCATCATGTACCAGCTGGTGGAGTATTTGGAGAGAAAATTGGTTAAACACACTTAA
- the ytkD gene encoding RNA deprotection pyrophosphohydrolase, with protein sequence MYEFEDIYNNRVMLSFEDHPFSRDPKHVWVICRYEDQWLLTSHKNRGLEFPGGKVEIGETADQGAIREVKEETGGHVAQLQYIGQYKVDGREKIIIKNVYFAIIEKLEKQDTYFETNGPVLLRQIPGNVKKDSRFSFIMKDDVLTYSLEKIKKLFS encoded by the coding sequence ATGTATGAGTTTGAAGATATTTATAACAACCGAGTGATGTTATCCTTTGAAGACCATCCTTTTTCTCGAGACCCCAAACACGTCTGGGTTATTTGCCGATATGAGGACCAGTGGTTGTTGACCAGCCATAAAAACCGTGGACTGGAGTTTCCGGGCGGAAAAGTAGAGATTGGGGAAACTGCAGATCAGGGAGCAATCAGGGAAGTGAAGGAAGAAACAGGTGGGCATGTGGCCCAGTTGCAATACATAGGGCAATATAAAGTGGATGGAAGAGAGAAGATCATTATCAAAAATGTTTACTTTGCCATCATCGAAAAGCTTGAAAAGCAGGATACATATTTTGAAACAAATGGACCTGTCTTATTGAGGCAGATTCCCGGAAATGTCAAAAAAGATAGTCGATTCAGCTTTATAATGAAAGATGATGTGCTGACATATAGCCTTGAGAAAATTAAGAAATTGTTTTCGTAA
- a CDS encoding hydrolase gives MERKTYYISLAEGSISQVSTSTPWDYQIQATDDEITQLREIFDQNYSSDWQSFWRAHIPFIQYHYDRENDAYDNGLQHAFKMIYELGDDATKAHIKNQGLMDDVIE, from the coding sequence ATGGAGCGAAAAACATATTATATTTCTCTTGCAGAAGGATCTATTTCACAAGTGAGCACATCAACTCCTTGGGATTATCAAATTCAGGCTACTGATGATGAAATCACACAATTAAGAGAGATCTTTGATCAGAACTATTCTTCCGATTGGCAAAGCTTTTGGAGAGCGCACATTCCGTTTATACAATACCATTACGACCGTGAAAATGATGCTTACGACAACGGGTTGCAACACGCTTTCAAGATGATTTATGAGCTTGGGGATGATGCAACGAAGGCCCATATAAAGAACCAAGGGCTGATGGATGATGTAATTGAATAG
- a CDS encoding phage holin family protein, which produces MDKYSLMYLGAVSIFGYIASLLYGGFNKLLIFLIAFVIVDYVTGILAAYVEKRLSSRVGLKGIAQKVFIFVLVSIAHVVDTILGTNMIKDVTILFYLVNEFISIMENASRMGVPIPKMLKKVVEAIKKKADS; this is translated from the coding sequence ATGGACAAGTACAGTTTGATGTATTTGGGTGCAGTTTCTATATTCGGCTATATTGCTTCGCTTTTGTACGGTGGTTTCAATAAGCTTTTAATTTTTTTGATTGCATTTGTCATAGTAGATTATGTGACGGGAATATTGGCTGCCTATGTAGAAAAGCGCTTATCGAGTCGGGTAGGCTTAAAGGGAATCGCACAAAAGGTTTTCATTTTTGTCCTGGTGAGTATTGCCCATGTGGTGGATACTATCTTGGGTACAAACATGATAAAGGATGTCACCATTTTATTTTATCTAGTGAATGAGTTCATTTCTATAATGGAAAATGCATCTCGCATGGGAGTGCCAATTCCGAAAATGTTAAAAAAAGTAGTTGAAGCAATCAAGAAAAAAGCGGATTCTTAA
- a CDS encoding Dps family protein translates to MSQQLTEVVNKQVANWSVLFIKLHNYHWFVKGPEFFTLHEKFEELYGEAATHIDELAERLLAIEGTPVGTMKEILEISTINEAEGKESAKQMVESIANDFSTLIDELKEGMEIADQAGDETTGDMLLAIHQSVEKHNWMLHAFLGK, encoded by the coding sequence ATGTCTCAACAACTAACGGAAGTAGTAAATAAGCAGGTAGCTAACTGGAGTGTCCTTTTTATCAAATTACATAATTATCATTGGTTTGTTAAAGGTCCTGAGTTCTTCACACTCCATGAAAAGTTTGAGGAGTTATATGGAGAGGCTGCCACCCATATCGACGAGTTGGCAGAAAGACTGTTGGCAATCGAAGGGACTCCGGTTGGAACAATGAAGGAGATCCTTGAGATTTCTACTATCAATGAAGCGGAAGGGAAAGAGTCTGCTAAGCAGATGGTCGAGTCCATTGCGAATGACTTTTCGACCCTTATTGACGAGTTAAAGGAAGGTATGGAGATTGCAGACCAGGCAGGAGATGAAACTACTGGGGACATGCTACTTGCCATTCACCAGAGTGTGGAAAAACACAATTGGATGTTACATGCATTTTTAGGAAAATAA
- the ytzI gene encoding YtzI protein, whose protein sequence is MMTILIICIIIVIVVLFLTLLSTNKAYKYEHTIDPVDQETTHTESRPDVEEKK, encoded by the coding sequence ATGATGACCATCTTGATCATCTGCATCATCATCGTAATTGTCGTGCTATTCCTGACCCTGCTCTCCACCAACAAAGCATACAAATACGAACACACCATAGACCCCGTCGACCAAGAAACAACACACACCGAAAGCCGCCCCGACGTAGAGGAGAAAAAGTAA